A region of Deinococcus terrestris DNA encodes the following proteins:
- a CDS encoding potassium channel family protein — protein sequence MTAPPPPPESTAQALREARLSTLRTLDRLLDRPMTVLSFVWLGLLVLDLTRGLPPMLQTLSNVIWGLFILDFLLSFALAPDKGLYLRRNWLTVLSLLLPALRILRAFRGLRALRALRLTRGTNLLRVLTSLNRGLRTLGRTLRRRGLGFVLGATGLVALAGAAGMASFEAGQPGAPGGYGEWLYWVGMLLTSLGSEYWPRTGEGRVLTFLLALYGFSVFGYITATLASFFVGDDQEREPGEGEVNNEVLRREMVALRGELAALRGELSQRADG from the coding sequence ATGACGGCCCCTCCCCCACCCCCTGAGTCGACGGCCCAAGCCCTGCGGGAGGCGCGGCTGAGCACCCTGCGCACGCTCGACCGCCTGCTCGACCGCCCGATGACGGTACTGAGCTTCGTGTGGCTGGGGCTGCTGGTCCTCGACCTGACGCGGGGCCTGCCACCGATGCTCCAGACGCTGAGCAACGTGATCTGGGGCCTGTTTATCCTCGACTTCCTGTTGTCGTTCGCGCTCGCGCCCGACAAGGGGCTGTACCTGCGGCGCAACTGGCTGACCGTGCTGAGCCTGCTGCTGCCCGCGCTGCGGATTCTGCGGGCCTTCCGGGGGTTGCGGGCGCTGCGGGCGCTACGGCTCACGCGGGGGACCAACCTGCTGCGGGTGCTGACCAGCCTGAACCGGGGGCTGCGGACCCTGGGGCGCACCCTGCGGCGGCGGGGGCTGGGATTCGTGCTGGGGGCGACCGGGCTGGTAGCACTGGCGGGGGCAGCGGGCATGGCTTCCTTCGAGGCGGGGCAGCCCGGAGCGCCGGGGGGCTACGGCGAGTGGCTGTACTGGGTCGGGATGCTGCTCACCAGCCTGGGGTCGGAGTACTGGCCGCGCACGGGTGAGGGCCGGGTGCTGACCTTCCTGCTGGCGCTCTACGGCTTCTCGGTGTTCGGGTACATCACGGCGACCCTGGCGAGCTTTTTCGTCGGGGACGATCAGGAGCGCGAGCCGGGGGAAGGCGAAGTGAACAACGAGGTCCTGCGCCGCGAGATGGTGGCGCTGCGGGGGGAGCTGGCAGCGCTGCGCGGGGAGCTGAGCCAGAGGGCTGACGGCTGA
- a CDS encoding M24 family metallopeptidase produces MTSPIQHMRSALQGTDLDGWLLYDFQGLNPHARRVLGFPAEAHLTRRFFVWVPREGGAVLLHNHIEGGTWAGLSAGWDVERRPFGSHAELDARLREVVAGKRVAMEYSPLGAVPYVGRVDAGTLERVRAAGAADVVSSADLLQAFLVWSDDDLAAHRRAADLLMGAKDDAFRLIHERLRAGEAVTELDVQAVIERAIADAGMSSGHPVNVSFGPNAADPHYQPEGEKNAALRPGECVLIDLWAQEEGRPFADVTWVGYAGEPTDEYRSAWEAVRGARDAALSLLHERYAGEGWGRLQGWELDRAARDAMGEEWAPYFLHRTGHDLGVSLHGAGANLDDYETRDTRTLTPGLAVTVEPGTYPRERGFGIRTEVDVFLSPDGPQVTTQIQREPFVLGVGEWAEVRARALGEPS; encoded by the coding sequence ATGACCTCCCCCATCCAGCACATGCGCTCGGCCTTGCAGGGCACCGACCTGGACGGCTGGCTGCTGTACGACTTCCAGGGCCTCAATCCCCATGCCCGGCGGGTGCTGGGGTTCCCGGCGGAGGCGCACCTCACCCGGCGTTTCTTCGTGTGGGTGCCACGCGAGGGCGGAGCCGTACTGCTGCACAACCACATCGAGGGCGGCACCTGGGCGGGCCTCTCGGCGGGATGGGACGTGGAACGGCGGCCCTTCGGCTCACACGCGGAGTTGGACGCCCGGCTGCGCGAGGTGGTTGCCGGGAAGCGGGTGGCGATGGAATACAGCCCCCTGGGTGCCGTGCCCTACGTGGGCCGGGTGGACGCGGGCACGCTGGAGCGGGTGCGGGCGGCGGGCGCGGCCGACGTGGTGAGTTCCGCCGACCTGCTGCAAGCCTTCCTGGTGTGGTCGGACGACGACCTCGCCGCCCACCGCCGCGCCGCCGACTTGCTGATGGGGGCCAAGGACGACGCCTTCCGCCTGATTCACGAGCGGCTGCGGGCCGGAGAAGCCGTGACCGAGCTGGACGTGCAGGCCGTCATCGAGCGGGCCATCGCGGACGCCGGGATGTCGAGCGGCCACCCCGTCAACGTGAGCTTCGGGCCGAACGCCGCCGACCCCCACTACCAGCCGGAGGGCGAGAAGAACGCGGCCCTGCGGCCCGGCGAGTGCGTGCTGATCGACCTGTGGGCGCAGGAGGAGGGCCGCCCCTTCGCGGACGTGACTTGGGTGGGCTACGCGGGCGAGCCCACGGACGAATACCGCTCGGCGTGGGAAGCCGTGCGGGGAGCACGGGACGCGGCGCTGAGCCTGCTGCACGAGCGTTACGCAGGGGAAGGCTGGGGCCGCCTGCAAGGATGGGAACTCGACCGGGCGGCGAGGGACGCGATGGGAGAGGAGTGGGCACCGTACTTCCTGCACCGCACCGGGCATGACCTCGGAGTCAGCCTGCATGGGGCTGGGGCCAACCTTGACGACTACGAGACGCGCGACACCCGCACGCTGACGCCGGGGCTGGCGGTCACGGTAGAGCCGGGCACCTATCCGCGCGAGCGCGGCTTCGGCATCCGCACCGAGGTGGACGTGTTTCTCTCCCCGGACGGGCCGCAAGTCACCACGCAGATACAGCGCGAGCCGTTCGTCCTGGGCGTCGGAGAATGGGCCGAAGTCCGGGCGCGGGCGTTGGGCGAGCCGTCTTAA
- a CDS encoding SDR family oxidoreductase has protein sequence MANLSSSTIMLTGAGGALATAVAQELEDAGAQLVLVGRGEPLARAADRFPATEVLDLDLRDPASVDALRKVKVDALVHTVGTYTTQDVQKATTDDLRELFDTNMLTLFHAVQGVLPHMLRQKDGLIMGVSAGQAARLSGPKAALYTASKAAVAAYVLSLHDELKARGVRGCVLYPMGAIDTPENREAGFEWEETIDPRGLAKSVAHALTRPDRAHVTELKIYPDV, from the coding sequence ATGGCGAACCTCAGCTCCTCGACGATCATGCTCACGGGGGCGGGCGGCGCCCTCGCCACCGCCGTCGCCCAGGAACTGGAGGACGCGGGCGCCCAGCTCGTGCTCGTCGGGCGCGGCGAGCCACTGGCCCGCGCCGCCGACCGCTTTCCCGCCACCGAGGTTCTGGACCTCGACCTGCGCGACCCGGCCAGCGTGGACGCGCTGCGGAAAGTCAAGGTGGACGCTCTGGTCCACACGGTCGGCACCTACACCACCCAGGACGTGCAAAAGGCCACCACCGACGACCTGCGCGAGTTGTTTGACACCAACATGCTGACCCTCTTTCACGCCGTGCAGGGCGTGCTGCCCCACATGCTGCGGCAGAAAGACGGCCTGATCATGGGCGTGAGCGCGGGGCAGGCCGCCCGGCTGAGCGGTCCCAAAGCGGCGCTCTACACCGCGAGCAAGGCGGCCGTCGCCGCCTACGTCCTGAGCCTGCACGACGAACTCAAGGCCAGGGGTGTGCGCGGCTGCGTCCTCTACCCGATGGGGGCCATCGACACGCCCGAAAACCGCGAGGCGGGCTTCGAGTGGGAGGAAACCATCGACCCTCGCGGCCTCGCCAAGAGTGTGGCCCACGCGCTGACGCGGCCCGACCGGGCACACGTGACGGAGCTGAAGATTTACCCGGACGTGTAG
- a CDS encoding HAD family hydrolase, which translates to MPPSPQSRLPRALLFDFDGTILDTETPEFTHWQALYGEHGLELSLEAWQRGIGTWDAFDPWAGLPGHVQADRERVQAGLRERIHAALAEQDLRPSVRGVLEEARQRGIRLALATSSDRAWVTRWLSAHGLLDLFETLATRDDVRRVKPDPELYVLAAERLGLPTAECLAVEDSLNGGLAAVAAGCRLVVVPNDVTRTQPFPPEWPRLEEGYAGGLDGLLDVALRTKG; encoded by the coding sequence ATGCCGCCCTCCCCCCAGTCCCGGCTGCCCCGCGCCCTCCTCTTCGACTTCGACGGCACCATCCTCGACACCGAGACGCCCGAGTTCACCCACTGGCAGGCGCTGTACGGCGAGCACGGGCTGGAGCTGAGCCTGGAAGCGTGGCAGCGCGGCATCGGCACCTGGGACGCCTTCGACCCCTGGGCGGGGCTGCCGGGCCACGTGCAGGCCGACCGCGAGCGGGTGCAGGCGGGACTGCGCGAGCGCATCCACGCGGCGCTGGCCGAGCAGGACCTGCGCCCCAGCGTGCGCGGGGTGCTGGAGGAGGCCCGGCAACGCGGAATACGGCTGGCCCTGGCGACGAGCAGCGACCGCGCCTGGGTGACCCGCTGGCTCTCGGCCCACGGCCTGCTGGACCTCTTCGAGACGCTCGCCACCCGCGACGACGTGCGCCGGGTCAAACCCGATCCCGAGTTGTATGTACTGGCCGCCGAGCGGCTGGGCCTCCCCACCGCCGAGTGCCTCGCCGTGGAGGACAGCCTGAATGGGGGGCTGGCCGCCGTCGCCGCCGGATGCCGCCTCGTCGTGGTGCCCAACGACGTGACCCGCACCCAGCCCTTTCCCCCAGAGTGGCCCCGGCTGGAAGAGGGGTATGCGGGCGGGCTGGACGGGCTTCTCGATGTGGCGCTGAGAACTAAGGGCTAG